A single window of Arcobacter venerupis DNA harbors:
- a CDS encoding YaeQ family protein → MSTKSTIHKAFLNIANMDTNYYNEHNLTLALHPSETELRLMVRIVAFILNASEDLVFCKGIAEDDEPDLWEKDYGNDIKLWIDVGQPDEKRIKKACSRSEKVIIYTYQENMSIPWLKQLEKSINRFKNLSVIHLELPEDIEDLVKRSMTLQCNITDEELTLITDNKSLIVTQKHHN, encoded by the coding sequence TTGTCCACAAAATCGACAATCCATAAAGCATTTTTGAATATTGCTAACATGGATACGAATTATTATAATGAACACAATTTAACACTAGCTTTACATCCTAGTGAAACTGAATTACGTTTAATGGTACGAATTGTTGCATTTATTTTAAATGCTAGTGAAGACTTAGTATTTTGCAAAGGTATCGCAGAAGACGATGAGCCTGATTTATGGGAAAAAGATTATGGTAATGATATAAAGTTATGGATAGATGTAGGTCAACCAGATGAAAAAAGAATCAAAAAAGCCTGTAGTAGATCTGAAAAAGTAATCATTTATACTTATCAAGAAAATATGTCAATTCCTTGGCTTAAACAATTAGAAAAAAGTATTAATAGATTTAAAAATCTTTCTGTTATTCACCTTGAACTTCCAGAAGATATTGAAGATTTAGTCAAAAGAAGTATGACTTTACAATGCAATATTACAGATGAAGAGTTAACTTTAATTACAGACAATAAAAGTTTAATTGTTACTCAAAAACACCATAATTAG
- a CDS encoding cyclophilin-like fold protein has protein sequence MSDKIKITIGSKVFIATLDENETVKELKKMLPLTLNMNELNGNEKYFDFSHNLPTNSSKPKTIHSGDLMIWSSNTLVLFYKTFPTPYSYTKIGHIDDLNGLEEALGLDEVTIIFESK, from the coding sequence ATGAGTGATAAAATTAAAATTACAATAGGTTCAAAAGTGTTTATTGCAACACTAGATGAAAATGAAACAGTTAAAGAATTAAAAAAGATGCTACCACTTACATTGAACATGAATGAACTAAATGGAAATGAAAAATATTTTGATTTTTCACATAACTTACCAACAAACTCATCAAAACCTAAAACTATACATTCTGGGGATTTGATGATATGGAGTTCAAATACTTTAGTACTTTTTTATAAAACATTTCCTACACCATATAGTTATACCAAAATAGGTCATATTGATGACCTTAATGGTTTAGAAGAAGCTCTTGGTTTGGATGAGGTTACTATTATATTTGAATCTAAATGA
- a CDS encoding entericidin EcnAB codes for MKKSILLIILLLTFQGCATWYGIKKDSSDAWKATKETTGKAYDSTKEAIHEATE; via the coding sequence ATGAAAAAATCTATATTATTAATTATTTTATTGCTTACTTTTCAAGGTTGTGCAACATGGTATGGTATAAAAAAAGATAGTAGTGATGCATGGAAAGCAACGAAAGAAACTACTGGGAAAGCCTATGATTCTACGAAAGAAGCTATTCATGAAGCAACAGAATAA
- a CDS encoding MFS transporter: MKKRIKINEESTIPLWGAVWAMSLCAMVLVASEFMPVSLLTPIAAELAITEGHAGQSISISGLFALVTSLFITSIIGHTDRRSVLLFFTALMGVSGIMVAFAPDSNILMIGRAVLGICIGGFWSMSAATIMRLVPKEIVPKALAILNGGNALATTVAAPLGSYLGGIIGWRGAFFCIVPVAVITFVWQYKSMPHLPARHSYGHRPKLSSVFKLLKQWKVTLGMLSTMFFFMGQFALFTYLRPFLEIHTGVDVETLSLILLAMGLSGLIGTFIIGNILKTRLYSLLIVIPFLMMLIVISLLYFGDSLLAVFILMSFWGLLGTSAPVAWWTWLSKTLPNDTEAGGGLMVAIVQLAITVGAAGGGLLFDIYGYEITFVFSAIILAVATLMASVTAFYTYKKEKA; the protein is encoded by the coding sequence ATGAAGAAAAGAATAAAAATTAATGAAGAGTCTACTATTCCACTTTGGGGAGCAGTTTGGGCGATGTCATTATGTGCAATGGTTTTAGTTGCATCAGAATTTATGCCAGTAAGTTTACTAACACCAATAGCCGCTGAGTTAGCAATCACAGAAGGTCATGCGGGACAATCTATATCAATATCAGGGCTATTTGCATTAGTTACGAGCCTTTTTATTACATCAATTATTGGACATACAGATAGACGAAGTGTATTGCTTTTTTTTACAGCCTTAATGGGTGTATCAGGAATAATGGTTGCATTTGCTCCTGATTCAAATATACTAATGATTGGCCGTGCTGTTTTAGGTATTTGTATTGGTGGTTTTTGGTCTATGTCAGCTGCTACAATTATGCGTCTTGTACCTAAAGAAATTGTACCAAAGGCATTAGCTATTTTAAATGGTGGAAATGCCTTAGCAACTACAGTTGCAGCACCATTAGGAAGTTATCTTGGTGGAATTATTGGTTGGAGAGGTGCATTTTTTTGTATTGTTCCAGTTGCTGTTATTACTTTTGTCTGGCAATATAAAAGTATGCCACACTTGCCTGCACGGCATTCATATGGACATAGACCAAAACTCAGTAGTGTATTTAAACTTTTAAAACAATGGAAAGTAACTTTAGGAATGCTTTCAACCATGTTCTTTTTCATGGGACAGTTTGCACTATTTACTTATCTTAGACCTTTTCTAGAAATACACACAGGTGTAGATGTTGAAACACTATCACTTATTTTATTAGCTATGGGTTTATCAGGTCTTATAGGAACTTTTATTATTGGGAATATTTTAAAAACAAGACTTTATAGTTTACTCATTGTCATTCCTTTTTTAATGATGTTGATTGTTATCTCTCTTCTTTATTTTGGAGATTCTTTATTAGCTGTATTTATTCTTATGAGTTTTTGGGGACTTTTGGGAACATCAGCTCCTGTTGCATGGTGGACATGGCTTAGTAAAACTTTACCAAACGATACAGAGGCTGGTGGAGGATTGATGGTTGCAATTGTACAATTGGCTATTACAGTAGGCGCAGCAGGTGGAGGTTTACTTTTTGATATTTACGGTTATGAAATTACCTTTGTGTTTAGTGCAATCATTTTAGCAGTTGCCACACTTATGGCAAGTGTAACAGCATTTTATACATATAAAAAAGAAAAAGCATAA
- a CDS encoding response regulator transcription factor, producing the protein MKYHILLIEDDESSAILIKDFLAEYDFKVDIANTVTTAISNIKFESYSLILLDINLPDFNGFEVLKFLNINKINIPAIVISAYSDKNTKLQAFKFGANDYMVKPIDPEELEARIWVQLKNISVFTEKVNKNIFVLEDDSITFNDKLLKLTKTEFEIMKYLIENKNRVLERDFLLTCLSSIIQSDRSLDYHIKNIRIKIGDNGVNPKYLVTEYGVGYKLVF; encoded by the coding sequence ATGAAATATCATATTTTATTAATTGAAGATGATGAAAGTAGTGCAATATTAATTAAAGATTTTTTGGCAGAATATGATTTTAAAGTTGATATTGCTAACACCGTTACAACTGCAATTTCAAATATTAAATTTGAAAGTTATTCTTTGATTCTTCTAGATATTAATCTTCCTGATTTTAATGGTTTTGAAGTTTTAAAGTTTTTAAACATAAACAAAATAAATATTCCAGCAATTGTAATAAGTGCTTATTCTGATAAAAATACAAAACTTCAAGCTTTTAAATTTGGAGCAAATGATTATATGGTAAAACCAATAGATCCAGAAGAATTAGAAGCTAGAATTTGGGTTCAATTAAAAAATATTTCAGTATTTACAGAAAAAGTAAATAAAAATATATTTGTATTAGAAGATGATTCAATTACATTTAACGATAAACTTTTGAAACTTACAAAAACAGAATTTGAAATTATGAAATATCTAATAGAAAATAAAAATAGAGTTTTGGAGCGAGATTTTTTATTGACTTGTTTATCTTCAATAATTCAAAGTGATAGAAGTCTTGATTATCATATAAAAAATATAAGAATTAAAATTGGTGATAATGGAGTTAATCCAAAATATTTAGTTACAGAGTATGGTGTTGGATATAAGTTGGTTTTTTAG
- a CDS encoding NAD(P)-dependent alcohol dehydrogenase — MKYFKNEQLRRDFIKKMAMLGAGLVFYKPADILANEKGYIMNKTIKTKAYAAFDESGVIKPWEFERRAVGNNDILIEIKAASICHSDIHQEKGHWRKQQYPQVPGHEIAGVVIQVGKNVINFKVGDRAGVGCMVDGCTTCENEEQYQSDTLFTYGFPDKREPSGITQGGYSTHIVVRDHFAVHLPSNISFQEAAPLLCAGITTYSPIMKANINKGDKVAVAGIGGLGHMAVKLAVSKGAEVYAFTTSADKIKDIKSFGAKEVIVVDSNEKFEEYLGQMDYMISTIPYQFDVAAYASVVKPYGFFTQVGMPENFQITLNNLGLSASRVNFNASLIGGMKETQELVNYCAENKILPEIQIIQAHEITQAWKDVENKKARYRYVIDTATI; from the coding sequence ATGAAATATTTTAAAAATGAACAATTAAGAAGAGACTTTATTAAAAAAATGGCAATGCTTGGTGCAGGTTTAGTTTTTTATAAGCCAGCAGATATTTTAGCAAATGAAAAAGGATATATAATGAATAAAACAATAAAAACAAAAGCTTACGCTGCATTTGATGAATCAGGTGTAATCAAACCATGGGAGTTTGAAAGAAGAGCAGTAGGTAATAATGATATTTTAATTGAGATTAAGGCTGCAAGTATTTGTCATTCAGATATTCATCAAGAAAAAGGACATTGGAGAAAACAACAATATCCACAAGTTCCAGGACATGAGATTGCAGGTGTTGTTATACAAGTTGGAAAAAATGTGATTAATTTTAAAGTTGGAGATAGAGCAGGTGTTGGTTGTATGGTTGATGGCTGTACTACTTGTGAAAATGAAGAACAGTATCAATCAGATACATTGTTTACTTATGGATTTCCAGATAAAAGAGAACCAAGTGGAATTACACAAGGTGGTTATTCAACTCATATTGTTGTAAGAGACCATTTTGCAGTGCATCTTCCTTCAAATATCAGTTTCCAAGAAGCTGCACCACTTCTTTGTGCAGGAATTACTACATATTCGCCAATTATGAAGGCTAATATTAATAAGGGTGATAAAGTTGCAGTTGCAGGAATTGGTGGATTAGGGCATATGGCTGTAAAACTAGCAGTTTCAAAAGGTGCAGAGGTTTATGCTTTCACAACATCAGCAGATAAAATTAAAGATATTAAATCATTTGGAGCAAAAGAAGTAATTGTAGTTGATAGTAATGAAAAATTTGAAGAATATCTAGGACAAATGGATTATATGATTTCTACAATCCCCTATCAATTTGATGTGGCAGCATATGCTTCTGTTGTAAAACCATACGGTTTTTTCACTCAAGTTGGTATGCCTGAGAATTTCCAAATCACTTTAAATAATCTTGGATTATCAGCAAGTAGAGTTAACTTTAATGCTTCACTTATTGGAGGAATGAAAGAGACTCAAGAACTTGTTAATTACTGTGCAGAGAATAAAATATTACCTGAAATTCAAATTATTCAAGCTCATGAGATAACTCAAGCTTGGAAAGATGTTGAAAATAAAAAAGCACGTTATAGATACGTAATTGATACAGCAACAATTTAA
- a CDS encoding nucleotidyltransferase family protein → MSKPIDKTNILNYLKEHYSEFKNKYNVEQIGLFGSYARDEATENSDIDIFVKMKPSLFDMVAIKEQIENDLDRKVDIIREHKNIKPIFLKMIQKDLIYA, encoded by the coding sequence ATGTCAAAACCAATTGATAAAACAAATATCTTAAATTATTTAAAAGAGCATTATTCTGAATTCAAAAATAAATATAATGTTGAACAGATAGGACTATTTGGAAGTTATGCAAGAGATGAAGCGACAGAAAATAGCGATATAGATATTTTTGTAAAAATGAAACCATCATTATTTGATATGGTAGCAATAAAAGAACAAATAGAAAATGACTTGGATAGAAAAGTAGATATTATAAGAGAACATAAAAATATTAAACCAATATTTCTTAAAATGATTCAAAAAGATTTAATATATGCATAA
- a CDS encoding PLP-dependent transferase, translating into MNQSLFNPIPCGQTLPVNNIHAVSVSMPELQDVIDYEEQTPEILEKITSAYPRFIMHPYLKILATFIKEKYKVSNAYEVVLLSSQKAVDVVSCKYFIHNKIEINEPFGVILVQNGTSQLQKVLKFIQHVGYNLSSRLAEDYLFDVGLLKGKHKEELDDKEIAFDNVISSLASDYKQPQKNICLTPSGMNAVYCALRGLRTIQNKNGKNKLIQLGWLYLDTMNIVEHYFDENKIFYDINNLDIVEDYLKTNGHTISAIITEIPTNPLLQTVDLPRLKNLCLKYNIVLVIDATFATPFNMNLKPYADIYVESLTKFASGNADVLMGAVILNENSKISAISQEFFKHADMPYIKDIQRLSFEIRNYEKRMKTISENTKKLVEYFKKTDYIDEIFYCLNPKYASNYQKLMIDENSYTGIVSVTFKKNFRKIYDKLNFAKGPSLGTEFTLLMPYTYLAHYDLITSQKGQEFLKQIGLPVELLRISVGCEDINEIIKEFERVKEI; encoded by the coding sequence ATGAACCAAAGCCTTTTTAATCCTATTCCTTGTGGGCAAACGCTACCAGTTAATAACATTCATGCAGTTTCTGTTTCAATGCCAGAACTACAAGATGTTATTGATTATGAAGAACAAACTCCAGAGATTTTAGAAAAAATTACAAGTGCATATCCAAGATTTATTATGCATCCATATTTGAAAATTTTGGCGACTTTTATAAAAGAGAAATACAAAGTTTCAAATGCCTATGAAGTTGTACTTTTAAGTTCACAAAAAGCTGTAGATGTTGTAAGTTGCAAATATTTCATTCATAATAAAATAGAAATAAATGAACCTTTTGGAGTGATTTTAGTTCAAAATGGAACGTCACAACTGCAAAAAGTTTTAAAGTTTATTCAACATGTGGGTTATAACTTATCTTCAAGATTAGCTGAAGATTATCTATTTGATGTTGGTTTATTAAAAGGTAAACACAAAGAAGAGTTAGATGATAAAGAAATTGCTTTTGATAATGTAATTTCATCACTTGCAAGTGATTATAAGCAACCACAAAAAAATATTTGTTTAACTCCCTCTGGAATGAATGCAGTTTATTGTGCCTTAAGAGGATTAAGAACTATTCAAAACAAAAATGGCAAAAATAAACTAATCCAACTTGGATGGTTATATTTAGATACTATGAATATAGTCGAGCACTATTTTGATGAAAATAAAATATTTTATGATATTAATAATTTGGATATTGTTGAGGATTATTTAAAAACTAATGGTCATACAATTTCTGCAATAATCACAGAAATTCCAACAAATCCACTACTTCAAACTGTAGATTTACCAAGATTAAAAAATCTGTGTTTAAAATATAATATTGTTTTAGTAATAGATGCAACTTTTGCAACACCTTTTAATATGAACTTAAAACCTTATGCAGATATTTATGTGGAATCACTAACAAAATTTGCAAGTGGAAATGCTGATGTTTTAATGGGAGCTGTTATTTTAAATGAAAATTCTAAAATATCTGCAATATCTCAAGAGTTTTTCAAACACGCCGATATGCCATATATAAAAGATATTCAAAGACTTAGTTTTGAGATAAGAAATTATGAAAAAAGAATGAAAACTATCTCGGAAAATACAAAAAAATTAGTGGAATATTTCAAAAAGACTGATTATATTGATGAGATTTTTTATTGTTTAAATCCTAAATATGCTTCAAATTATCAAAAACTTATGATTGATGAAAACTCATATACAGGAATTGTATCAGTGACTTTTAAAAAAAATTTTAGAAAAATATATGATAAGTTAAATTTTGCGAAAGGTCCTAGTTTAGGAACTGAATTTACACTTTTAATGCCTTATACTTATCTTGCACATTATGATTTGATTACATCACAAAAAGGTCAAGAATTTTTAAAGCAAATTGGACTTCCTGTTGAATTACTTCGTATTTCTGTTGGATGTGAAGATATAAATGAAATTATAAAAGAGTTTGAAAGAGTAAAAGAGATTTAA
- a CDS encoding trans-sulfuration enzyme family protein, with product MSEQIETSLCHIASFAPFEDVSGASHFPIYNTGTFDLKKQTGDKIYDYTRSDNPTREVLENLFTHVEGGAGCVCTHTGIACVSLLFETVLKANSHILVEADCYGGTFRLLKIFKEKYNITVHFADFLDFEMLEHILKTNPIDLVLCESPTNPGLKIIDLKEIAQLSHKYEALFAVDNSLATFISQRPLDLGADFSLFSTTKYISGHGAVVAGAIVAKTKELSQQIHYYANAHGRSQNPMDVYLITLGIPTLKVRMVEHEKNSIIIAKFLEEQDYIIKVTHPALESHPQYELAKKQMKFIPGVFCVDFNSVELAEKFIENTKIFGEKCSFGSPDSRVEIPAKISHASFSKEELAAIGISDSTVRFSIGLESVEDLIEDIKQAVK from the coding sequence ATGAGTGAACAAATAGAAACATCTTTATGCCATATTGCATCTTTTGCACCTTTTGAAGATGTAAGTGGTGCTTCACATTTTCCAATTTACAACACTGGAACATTTGATTTAAAAAAACAAACTGGCGATAAAATTTATGATTATACAAGAAGTGATAATCCAACAAGAGAAGTTTTAGAAAACCTATTTACTCACGTAGAAGGAGGAGCTGGATGTGTTTGTACGCACACAGGAATTGCTTGTGTATCTTTATTATTTGAAACTGTTTTAAAAGCAAACTCTCATATTTTAGTGGAAGCTGATTGTTATGGTGGAACTTTTAGATTATTGAAAATCTTTAAAGAAAAATACAATATAACAGTTCATTTTGCAGATTTTTTAGATTTTGAAATGTTAGAACATATCTTAAAAACAAATCCTATTGATTTAGTTTTATGTGAAAGTCCAACAAATCCAGGACTTAAAATCATTGATTTAAAAGAAATTGCACAACTTTCTCATAAATATGAAGCTTTATTTGCTGTTGATAATTCACTTGCAACTTTTATTTCTCAAAGACCTTTAGATTTAGGAGCTGATTTTTCTTTATTTTCAACTACAAAATATATTTCAGGTCATGGAGCTGTAGTTGCTGGGGCAATAGTTGCAAAAACTAAAGAGTTATCACAACAAATTCACTACTATGCAAATGCTCATGGAAGAAGCCAAAATCCAATGGATGTGTATTTAATAACTCTTGGAATTCCAACACTAAAAGTGAGAATGGTTGAACATGAAAAAAACTCTATTATAATTGCAAAATTCCTAGAAGAGCAAGATTACATAATAAAAGTAACTCACCCTGCTTTAGAATCTCATCCTCAATATGAATTAGCAAAAAAACAGATGAAATTTATTCCAGGTGTTTTTTGTGTAGATTTCAATAGTGTTGAATTAGCTGAAAAATTTATTGAAAATACAAAAATATTTGGGGAAAAATGTTCATTTGGAAGTCCAGATAGTAGAGTTGAAATTCCTGCAAAAATTTCCCACGCATCTTTTTCAAAAGAAGAACTTGCAGCTATTGGGATTAGTGATAGTACAGTTAGATTTTCTATTGGTTTAGAAAGTGTAGAAGATTTAATAGAAGATATAAAACAAGCTGTAAAGTAG
- a CDS encoding AraC family transcriptional regulator has product MGKAFEEYRNEMINLITKYKFEGDFQSQIPNLDFYFSKTLSEQISIMYEPSICIILQGAKDVIFANKLYNYNEKDYLISSTHLPARIRISEASKEKPYISLRIKFSLKDIHEVLKNINSPIIQIDTQAEKGLCFNEINIEFYESIYRLVKLLEREKNDIDFLYPLMIKEILFNLLKSKSGYFIRKFSMEGTVSNKIAQTVSLIKENFDKKLNIKELADNIEMSESSLYQHFKTITSMSPIQFQKKLRLDEAKQLLLLQNKEVHEIAFQVGYESPSQFSREFSRMFGMTPSSMI; this is encoded by the coding sequence ATGGGTAAAGCTTTCGAAGAATATAGGAATGAAATGATTAATTTAATTACTAAATATAAATTTGAAGGCGATTTCCAAAGTCAAATCCCAAATCTTGATTTTTATTTTTCTAAAACTCTTTCAGAACAAATCAGTATTATGTATGAACCTTCAATTTGCATAATACTCCAAGGTGCGAAAGATGTAATTTTTGCTAACAAATTATATAACTACAATGAAAAAGATTATTTAATATCTTCAACACATTTACCTGCAAGAATAAGAATAAGTGAAGCTTCAAAGGAAAAACCTTATATATCATTAAGAATAAAATTTAGCCTTAAAGATATTCATGAAGTACTTAAAAATATAAATTCTCCAATAATACAAATTGATACACAAGCCGAAAAAGGTTTATGTTTTAATGAAATAAATATTGAATTCTATGAATCAATTTACAGACTTGTTAAATTATTAGAAAGAGAAAAAAATGATATTGATTTTTTATATCCTCTTATGATTAAAGAAATTCTTTTTAATTTACTTAAAAGTAAATCAGGATATTTCATTAGAAAATTTTCAATGGAAGGAACAGTATCAAATAAAATTGCTCAAACAGTTAGTCTAATAAAAGAGAATTTTGATAAAAAACTAAATATAAAAGAATTAGCAGATAATATTGAGATGAGTGAATCTTCTTTGTATCAACATTTTAAAACTATTACATCAATGTCTCCTATTCAATTTCAGAAAAAACTTCGTCTTGATGAAGCAAAACAACTTTTACTTTTACAAAATAAAGAAGTTCATGAAATAGCATTTCAAGTAGGATATGAAAGTCCTTCACAATTTAGTAGAGAATTTTCAAGAATGTTTGGGATGACACCTAGTTCAATGATTTAG